The following coding sequences lie in one Arabidopsis thaliana chromosome 3, partial sequence genomic window:
- the WRKY39 gene encoding WRKY DNA-binding protein 39 (WRKY DNA-binding protein 39 (WRKY39); FUNCTIONS IN: calmodulin binding, sequence-specific DNA binding transcription factor activity; INVOLVED IN: regulation of transcription, DNA-dependent, regulation of transcription; LOCATED IN: nucleus; EXPRESSED IN: 22 plant structures; EXPRESSED DURING: 13 growth stages; CONTAINS InterPro DOMAIN/s: DNA-binding WRKY (InterPro:IPR003657), Transcription factor, WRKY, Zn-cluster (InterPro:IPR018872); BEST Arabidopsis thaliana protein match is: WRKY DNA-binding protein 74 (TAIR:AT5G28650.1); Has 3371 Blast hits to 2926 proteins in 187 species: Archae - 0; Bacteria - 0; Metazoa - 0; Fungi - 0; Plants - 3355; Viruses - 0; Other Eukaryotes - 16 (source: NCBI BLink).), translating to MEEVEAANRSAIESCHGVLNLLSQRTSDPKSLTVETGEVVSKFKRVASLLTRGLGHGKFRSTNKFRSSFPQHIFLESPICCGNDLSGDYTQVLAPEPLQMVPASAVYNEMEPKHQLGHPSLMLSHKMCVDKSFLELKPPPFRAPYQLIHNHQQIAYSRSNSGVNLKFDGSGSSCYTPSVSNGSRSFVSSLSMDASVTDYDRNSFHLTGLSRGSDQQHTRKMCSGSLKCGSRSKCHCSKKRKLRVKRSIKVPAISNKIADIPPDEYSWRKYGQKPIKGSPHPRGYYKCSSVRGCPARKHVERCIDETSMLIVTYEGEHNHSRILSSQSAHT from the exons ATGGAGGAAGTTGAAGCTGCTAACAGATCAGCTATAGAAAGCTGTCATGGAGTGTTAAATCTCTTGTCACAACGAACCAGTGATCCCAAATCCTTAACGGTTGAAACAGGAGAAGTAGTTTCCAAGTTCAAAAGAGTAGCTTCTCTGTTAACTAGAGGGTTAGGCCATGGAAAGTTTAGGAGTACCAACAAGTTTAGGTCATCTTTTCCTCAACACATCTTCTTAGAGAGTCCTATTTGCTGCGGTAATGATCTAAGTGGTGATTACACTCAAGTTCTTGCACCAGAGCCACTTCAGATGGTTCCAGCTTCTGCTGTTTATAATGAAATGGAGCCAAAACACCAATTGGGTCATCCTTCATTAATGCTTAGTCACAAAATGTGTGTTGACAAGTCGTTTCTGGAGTTAAAGCCACCTCCTTTTCGTGCTCCTTATCAGTTAATCCACAACCACCAGCAGATAGCTTACTCCAGGAGTAATAGCGGTGTAAACCTTAAGTTTGATGGATCTGGTAGTAGTTGCTATACTCCGAGTGTATCAAACGGATCAAGATCATTTGTGTCATCTCTTAGCATGGATGCTAGTGTAACAGACTACGATAGGAACTCGTTCCATTTGACCGGATTGTCCCGTGGGTCTGACCAACAGCATACCCGGAAGATGTGCTCTGGTAGTTTGAAATGCGGAAGTCGAAGCAAATGTCACTGTTCCAAGAAAAG GAAACTGAGGGTAAAACGATCAATCAAGGTGCCTGCAATCAGTAACAAGATTGCAGACATTCCTCCAGATGAGTATTCTTGGAGGAAGTATGGACAGAAACCGATAAAGGGTTCACCGCATCCacg GGGATACTATAAATGCAGCAGTGTGAGAGGTTGTCCAGCAAGGAAGCATGTGGAGCGATGTATTGATGAAACTTCAATGTTAATTGTAACTTACGAAGGCGAGCATAACCATTCAAGAATATTGTCTTCACAATCAGCTCACACTTGA
- the WRKY39 gene encoding WRKY DNA-binding protein 39 (WRKY DNA-binding protein 39 (WRKY39); FUNCTIONS IN: calmodulin binding, sequence-specific DNA binding transcription factor activity; INVOLVED IN: regulation of transcription, DNA-dependent, regulation of transcription; LOCATED IN: nucleus; EXPRESSED IN: 22 plant structures; EXPRESSED DURING: 13 growth stages; CONTAINS InterPro DOMAIN/s: DNA-binding WRKY (InterPro:IPR003657), Transcription factor, WRKY, Zn-cluster (InterPro:IPR018872); BEST Arabidopsis thaliana protein match is: WRKY DNA-binding protein 74 (TAIR:AT5G28650.1); Has 35333 Blast hits to 34131 proteins in 2444 species: Archae - 798; Bacteria - 22429; Metazoa - 974; Fungi - 991; Plants - 531; Viruses - 0; Other Eukaryotes - 9610 (source: NCBI BLink).): protein MEEVEAANRSAIESCHGVLNLLSQRTSDPKSLTVETGEVVSKFKRVASLLTRGLGHGKFRSTNKFRSSFPQHIFLESPICCGNDLSGDYTQVLAPEPLQMVPASAVYNEMEPKHQLGHPSLMLSHKMCVDKSFLELKPPPFRAPYQLIHNHQQIAYSRSNSGVNLKFDGSGSSCYTPSVSNGSRSFVSSLSMDASVTDYDRNSFHLTGLSRGSDQQHTRKMCSGSLKCGSRSKCHCSKKRKLRVKRSIKVPAISNKIADIPPDEYSWRKYGQKPIKGSPHPRYIYKHLLV from the exons ATGGAGGAAGTTGAAGCTGCTAACAGATCAGCTATAGAAAGCTGTCATGGAGTGTTAAATCTCTTGTCACAACGAACCAGTGATCCCAAATCCTTAACGGTTGAAACAGGAGAAGTAGTTTCCAAGTTCAAAAGAGTAGCTTCTCTGTTAACTAGAGGGTTAGGCCATGGAAAGTTTAGGAGTACCAACAAGTTTAGGTCATCTTTTCCTCAACACATCTTCTTAGAGAGTCCTATTTGCTGCGGTAATGATCTAAGTGGTGATTACACTCAAGTTCTTGCACCAGAGCCACTTCAGATGGTTCCAGCTTCTGCTGTTTATAATGAAATGGAGCCAAAACACCAATTGGGTCATCCTTCATTAATGCTTAGTCACAAAATGTGTGTTGACAAGTCGTTTCTGGAGTTAAAGCCACCTCCTTTTCGTGCTCCTTATCAGTTAATCCACAACCACCAGCAGATAGCTTACTCCAGGAGTAATAGCGGTGTAAACCTTAAGTTTGATGGATCTGGTAGTAGTTGCTATACTCCGAGTGTATCAAACGGATCAAGATCATTTGTGTCATCTCTTAGCATGGATGCTAGTGTAACAGACTACGATAGGAACTCGTTCCATTTGACCGGATTGTCCCGTGGGTCTGACCAACAGCATACCCGGAAGATGTGCTCTGGTAGTTTGAAATGCGGAAGTCGAAGCAAATGTCACTGTTCCAAGAAAAG GAAACTGAGGGTAAAACGATCAATCAAGGTGCCTGCAATCAGTAACAAGATTGCAGACATTCCTCCAGATGAGTATTCTTGGAGGAAGTATGGACAGAAACCGATAAAGGGTTCACCGCATCCacggtatatatataaacatcttCTGGTATAA
- the CLPS3 gene encoding CLP-similar protein 3, which translates to MAYGGPSMNPPALSGAVPGSANLKQVKLERESELRIEVSEEPLRLRVVNGTAEIFGSELPPEIWRTFPPRMKFAVFTWYGATIEMDGVTETDYTADETPMVSYINVHAILDARRRFAKASTSNDPESSQGPRVIVVGPTDSGKSTLTKMLLSWAAKQGWRPTFVDLDVGQGSITIPGSIAAAPIEMPLDPVEGFPLDMALVYYYGHASPNMNVELYKALVKELAQVLEKQFVGNPESRAAGMVINTMGWIEGIGYELLLHAIDTFNASVVLVLGQEKLFSRLKDVLRSKSNVDVVKLHKSGGVVARVKEVRKRSRNFKIQEYFYGLSKELSPYANTSSFSDLQVFRIGGGPQAPKSALPAGSTSVSNPLRVTPVNIDDRDLLHSVLAVSYAEEPDQIISSNVSGFVYVTEVNVQKKKITYLAPSPGTLPSKLLVAGSLAWLESV; encoded by the exons ATGGCGTACGGTGGTCCGTCCATGAATCCACCGGCTTTGAGTGGAGCTGTTCCCGGGTCTGCTAATCTGAAGCAAGTGAAATTGGAGAGAGAAAGCGAGCTCAGGATCGAAGTCTCTGAAGAGCCTCTCAGACTCCGTGTGGTTAACGGGACCGCTGAGATTTTTGGCTCTGAACTGCCTCCTGAAATATGGCGTACCTTCCCTCCTCGCATGAAATTTGCG GTTTTCACTTGGTATGGAGCGACAATTGAGATGGATGGTGTCACGGAAACTGACTATACAGCAGATGAG ACGCCGATGGTCAGCTACATTAATGTGCATGCCATACTAGATGCAAGGAGACGTTTTGCCAAAGCTTCCACATCTAATGACCCAGAATCTTCTCAG GGACCTCGGGTTATTGTAGTAGGGCCTACGGATTCCGGGAAGAGCACATTGACAAAGATGCTCCTTAGTTGGGCAGCTAAACAGGGATGGAGACCTACATTTGTAGACCTTGATGTTGGCCAAGGCTCGATTACAATACCAGGATCTATTGCTGCTGCCCCTATTGAAATGCCACTGGATCCAGTTGAAGGGTTTCCTCTTGATATGGCCCTTGTTTACTACTACGGCCACGCATCACCAAA TATGAACGTTGAACTGTACAAAGCTCTGGTGAAAGAGCTTGCTCAAGTTCTGGAGAAACAGTTTGTCGGAAACCCTGAATCGCGAGCTGCTGGAATGGTGATCAACACAATGGGATGGATCGAGGGGATTGGTTATGAG CTGCTTCTCCACGCAATAGACACATTCAATGCCTCGGTTGTACTTGTATTGGGTCAGGAAAAACTCTTCAGCAGGCTTAAAGATGTGCTGAGAAGTAAGAGTAATGTCGACGTCGTGAAGCTTCACAAGTCTGGTGGAGTTGTAGCCAGGGTCAAAGAGGTCCGTAAAAGATCAAGGAACTTTAAGATTCAG GAATATTTTTACGGTTTATCGAAAGAACTCTCTCCGTATGCCAATACATCGAGTTTCAGTGATCTGCAAGTGTTCCGAATTGGTGGTGGACCACAAGCGCCAAAATCGGCTCTTCCAGCCGGGTCTACCTCGGTTTCAAATCCGTTGCGGGTGACGCCTGTAAATATCGATGATCGGGATCTGCTGCATTCTGTTCTTGCTGTCTCATACGCAGAAGAACCAGACCAGATCATCTCAAG CAatgtttctgggtttgtgtaTGTGACGGAAGTTAAtgtgcagaagaagaagataacgtATTTAGCACCATCGCCTGGGACATTACCTAGCAAGTTGTTGGTCGCTGGATCATTGGCATGGCTTGAGTCAGTATGA
- the ANX1 gene encoding Malectin/receptor-like protein kinase family protein (ANXUR1 (ANX1); FUNCTIONS IN: protein serine/threonine kinase activity, protein kinase activity, kinase activity, ATP binding; INVOLVED IN: pollen tube growth; LOCATED IN: apical plasma membrane; EXPRESSED IN: 8 plant structures; EXPRESSED DURING: L mature pollen stage, M germinated pollen stage, 4 anthesis, petal differentiation and expansion stage; CONTAINS InterPro DOMAIN/s: Protein kinase, ATP binding site (InterPro:IPR017441), Malectin/receptor-like protein kinase (InterPro:IPR021720), Protein kinase, catalytic domain (InterPro:IPR000719), Serine-threonine/tyrosine-protein kinase (InterPro:IPR001245), Protein kinase-like domain (InterPro:IPR011009), Serine/threonine-protein kinase, active site (InterPro:IPR008271); BEST Arabidopsis thaliana protein match is: Malectin/receptor-like protein kinase family protein (TAIR:AT5G28680.1); Has 116261 Blast hits to 114696 proteins in 4495 species: Archae - 97; Bacteria - 13075; Metazoa - 43488; Fungi - 9623; Plants - 32771; Viruses - 440; Other Eukaryotes - 16767 (source: NCBI BLink).), producing MSGKTRILFFLTCLSFLLVFPTRSNGQDLALSCGTSEASADQDKKKWEPDTKFLKTGNSIHATATYQDPSLLSTVPYMTARIFTAPATYEIPIKGDKRHLLRLYFYPSTYTGLNISNSYFTVEANDVTLLSNFSAAITCQALTQAYLVKEYSLAPTDKDVLSIKFTPSDKYRDAFAFINGIEVIQMPELFDTAALVGFTDQTMDAKTANLQSMFRLNVGGQDIPGSQDSGGLTRTWYNDAPYIFSAGLGVTLQASNNFRINYQNMPVSIAPADIYKTARSQGPNGDINLKSNLTWMFQIDKNFTYILRLHFCEFQLSKINQKVFNIYINNRTAQADTTPADIIGWTGEKGIPMYKDYAIYVDANNGGEEITLQMTPSTFGQPEYYDSSLNGLEIFKMDTMKNLAGPNPEPSPMQAEEEVKKEFKNEKRHAFIIGSAGGVLAVLIGALCFTAYKKKQGYQGGDSHTSSWLPIYGNSTTSGTKSTISGKSNNGSHLSNLAAGLCRRFSLPEIKHGTQNFDDSNVIGVGGFGKVYKGVIDGTTKVAVKKSNPNSEQGLNEFETEIELLSRLRHKHLVSLIGYCDEGGEMCLVYDYMAFGTLREHLYNTKKPQLTWKRRLEIAIGAARGLHYLHTGAKYTIIHRDVKTTNILVDENWVAKVSDFGLSKTGPNMNGGHVTTVVKGSFGYLDPEYFRRQQLTEKSDVYSFGVVLFEILCARPALNPSLPKEQVSLGDWAMNCKRKGNLEDIIDPNLKGKINAECLKKFADTAEKCLNDSGLERPTMGDVLWNLEFALQLQETADGTRHRTPNNGGSSEDLGRGGMAVNVAGRDDVSDLSSEDNTEIFSQIVNPKGR from the coding sequence ATGAGCGGGAAAACTCGGATTCTCTTTTTCCTCACATGTCTCTCCTTTCTATTGGTTTTTCCAACTAGATCTAACGGACAAGATTTAGCTCTGAGCTGCGGGACATCAGAAGCTTCTGCTGAccaagataagaaaaaatgggAACCAGatacaaagtttttaaagaCTGGAAACTCAATTCACGCAACGGCTACATATCAAGACCCTTCACTTCTCTCAACAGTTCCTTATATGACAGCCAGAATCTTTACAGCTCCAGCAACTTATGAAATCCCGATTAAAGGAGATAAAAGACATTTGCTTCGGTTATATTTCTACCCATCAACATACACCGGTCTCAACATTTCCAACTCGTATTTCACTGTGGAAGCTAACGATGTTACCTTACTGAGCAATTTCAGCGCCGCGATTACGTGTCAAGCTTTGACTCAAGCTTATCTGGTTAAAGAATACTCTCTTGCACCCACTGACAAAGATGTTTTGAGCATCAAGTTTACCCCTTCAGATAAATACCGAGACGCATTTGCCTTTATAAACGGTATCGAGGTGATTCAGATGCCGGAATTGTTTGACACGGCGGCTCTTGTTGGTTTCACAGACCAAACAATGGATGCCAAGACTGCGAATCTTCAGTCAATGTTTAGACTTAATGTTGGTGGTCAGGACATCCCTGGAAGCCAAGACTCCGGTGGGTTGACAAGAACTTGGTATAATGATGCACCTTACATCTTTAGTGCGGGTCTTGGTGTTACACTTCAAGCAAGCAACAATTTTAGGATCAACTACCAGAACATGCCGGTGTCTATAGCTCCAGCCGATATATACAAAACCGCAAGATCTCAAGGCCCAAACGGAGATATCAACCTCAAATCCAATCTTACATGGATGTTCCAAATCGATAAGAACTTCACCTACATTTTGAGACTCCATTTCTGCGAATTCCAGCTTTCCAAGATCAACCAGAAGGTTTTCAACATTTACATCAATAACAGAACAGCGCAGGCAGATACTACTCCTGCAGATATAATAGGGTGGACAGGAGAGAAAGGAATCCCGATGTACAAAGACTACGCGATATATGTTGATGCCAACAACGGAGGCGAAGAGATTACACTTCAGATGACTCCATCAACTTTTGGTCAACCGGAATATTATGATTCATCTCTTAACGGGTTAGAGATTTTCAAGATGGACACCATGAAAAATCTTGCGGGTCCAAACCCCGAGCCATCGCCTATGCAAGCTGAGGAAGAGgttaaaaaagaattcaagaaCGAAAAGAGACACGCTTTCATCATTGGTTCGGCCGGAGGAGTTTTAGCGGTTTTAATCGGTGCCTTGTGTTTCACGGCctacaagaagaaacaaggaTATCAAGGAGGCGACTCTCACACATCAAGTTGGCTTCCTATATATGGAAACTCTACCACATCAGGAACCAAATCAACCATCTCAGGGAAGAGCAACAATGGAAGTCACCTATCCAATCTCGCAGCAGGTTTATGCCGTAGATTCTCTTTACCAGAAATCAAACACGGAACACAAAACTTCGATGATTCCAACGTCATTGGAGTTGGAGGGTTTGGTAAAGTCTACAAAGGAGTTATAGACGGCACAACTAAAGTAGCggtaaaaaaatcaaacccaaaTTCAGAACAAGGACTCAACGAATTCGAGACAGAAATCGAACTCCTCTCAAGACTAAGACACAAACACTTAGTCTCCTTGATAGGATACTGCGACGAGGGAGGAGAAATGTGTCTCGTATACGATTACATGGCATTTGGAACACTCCGTGAGCATCTATACAACACAAAGAAACCACAATTAACTTGGAAACGAAGGCTAGAGATAGCTATTGGAGCAGCAAGAGGATTACATTACCTTCACACAGGAGCAAAGTACACGATTATACACAGAGACGTTAAAACAACTAACATCCTCGTAGATGAGAACTGGGTAGCCAAAGTTTCAGACTTTGGGTTATCCAAAACTGGACCTAACATGAATGGAGGCCATGTAACAACCGTCGTCAAAGGAAGCTTCGGTTATTTAGATCCTGAATACTTCAGAAGACAACAACTGACTGAGAAATCAGACGTTTACTCATTCGGAGTTGTTCTGTTCGAAATCTTATGCGCAAGACCAGCGTTAAACCCGAGTTTGCCTAAGGAACAAGTGAGTCTCGGAGACTGGGCAATGAATTGCAAACGAAAAGGGAATTTAGAGGATATAATCGATCCGAATCTGAAAGGGAAGATCAATGCAGAGTGTTTGAAGAAATTTGCAGACACGGCGGAGAAGTGTCTTAACGATAGTGGATTAGAACGGCCGACAATGGGAGATGTTTTGTGGAATCTCGAATTCGCACTTCAGCTTCAAGAGACTGCTGACGGGACTCGTCATCGGACTCCGAATAATGGAGGAAGCTCTGAGGATCTCGGTAGAGGAGGCATGGCGGTTAACGTCGCCGGTAGAGATGATGTGAGTGATCTCTCCTCAGAGGACAATACCGAAATATTCTCTCAGATTGTAAATCCCAAAGGACGATAA